From the Candidatus Dadabacteria bacterium genome, one window contains:
- a CDS encoding phosphatidylserine decarboxylase family protein: MDFRFVRVASDGLSIIYVSAALCILFALLGSLSLFLVFLLLTAFFVFFFRDPERELPTLEPGSVICPADGKIIDISETLEDDYLKRNARRISIFLSIFDCHINRFPVSGKVVGTTYYPGEFKMAFKGDSSEANERLVTLIECEGEVQVVIVQVAGFLARRIVSRAKFGDVLEIGEKFGIIKFGSRVDVYLPEDVKVGVEVGQKVVGGRTVIAWLT; the protein is encoded by the coding sequence ATGGATTTCCGATTTGTGAGGGTCGCAAGCGATGGGCTCAGTATAATTTACGTTTCAGCCGCGCTTTGTATTCTCTTCGCGCTTCTGGGTTCTCTCTCTTTATTTTTAGTATTTCTTCTGCTCACCGCTTTTTTCGTCTTTTTCTTCAGGGATCCTGAAAGGGAACTTCCTACACTTGAACCCGGTTCCGTGATCTGTCCCGCAGACGGGAAAATAATAGATATTTCGGAGACGCTTGAAGACGATTATCTTAAGCGGAACGCCCGAAGAATAAGCATTTTTCTCTCTATCTTCGACTGCCATATAAACAGATTTCCCGTTTCGGGTAAGGTAGTCGGAACCACTTATTACCCCGGGGAATTCAAAATGGCTTTTAAGGGTGATTCATCCGAGGCCAACGAGCGGCTTGTCACCCTGATTGAGTGCGAGGGGGAAGTCCAGGTGGTTATAGTCCAGGTGGCTGGTTTTCTCGCGAGAAGAATTGTATCGCGTGCGAAATTCGGCGACGTATTGGAAATCGGGGAAAAATTCGGGATTATAAAGTTTGGTTCAAGGGTGGATGTTTACCTGCCCGAGGATGTGAAGGTGGGAGTTGAGGTGGGGCAGAAAGTCGTGGGCGGCAGGACGGTTATAGCGTGGCTAACTTGA
- the ilvC gene encoding ketol-acid reductoisomerase — protein MKVYYDEDIDPSKLKKKIAIIGYGSQGHAHAQNLRESGVSVTVADIKDSPNWKKAKEAGFNVKSVSAASKSADIVVMLAPDTYQPAIYHEHVEKNLVAGNALMFSHGFNIHYGQIRPPAGVDVFMVAPKAPGHTVRDQYVGGAGVPGLIAVHQNSTGDAKDLALAYARAIGCSRAGVIETTFKDETETDLFGEQSVLCGGLTALILAGYETLVEAGYPPEMAYFECCHEVKLIVDLIYEGGIANMRYSVSDTAKYGDITRGPRLIDDSVKQEMKKIIGEIQSGQFASEWILENQAGRPSYNALLRQGEEHPIEKVGAELRGMMSSLFQKKLVDKDKN, from the coding sequence GTGAAAGTTTACTACGATGAGGATATTGACCCGTCTAAGCTTAAGAAGAAGATTGCGATCATAGGCTACGGAAGCCAGGGTCACGCCCATGCCCAGAATCTAAGAGAGAGCGGAGTCTCGGTCACGGTCGCAGATATTAAGGACAGTCCCAACTGGAAAAAGGCCAAGGAGGCTGGTTTTAACGTGAAGTCGGTTTCCGCCGCTTCCAAATCTGCGGACATAGTGGTTATGCTGGCTCCAGACACTTACCAGCCGGCGATATACCATGAGCATGTCGAAAAGAACTTGGTTGCCGGAAACGCGCTTATGTTCAGTCACGGTTTTAATATTCACTACGGACAGATCAGACCGCCTGCGGGCGTGGACGTGTTCATGGTCGCTCCCAAGGCCCCGGGGCACACGGTAAGGGACCAGTATGTTGGGGGTGCTGGTGTGCCGGGACTCATAGCTGTTCACCAGAACTCGACGGGCGACGCTAAAGATCTTGCTCTTGCTTACGCCAGAGCCATCGGATGTTCAAGGGCGGGAGTTATAGAGACGACTTTCAAGGACGAGACGGAAACCGATCTTTTCGGGGAGCAGTCAGTTCTGTGCGGAGGGCTCACGGCCCTTATCTTGGCAGGATACGAGACGCTTGTTGAAGCCGGTTATCCGCCCGAGATGGCTTATTTCGAGTGCTGCCACGAAGTCAAGCTTATAGTTGACCTCATATACGAGGGCGGGATAGCTAACATGCGTTACTCGGTGAGCGATACGGCCAAGTACGGAGACATAACTAGGGGCCCGAGGCTTATAGACGACTCCGTAAAACAGGAGATGAAAAAAATAATCGGGGAGATTCAGTCCGGACAGTTCGCCTCGGAATGGATACTTGAGAATCAGGCTGGAAGGCCTTCCTATAACGCGCTTCTCAGGCAGGGTGAAGAGCATCCGATCGAAAAAGTCGGCGCCGAGCTTAGGGGAATGATGAGCTCGCTTTTCCAGAAGAAACTGGTCGATAAAGACAAGAATTGA
- the ilvN gene encoding acetolactate synthase small subunit has translation MKSRHTISITVDNEAGVLSRIAGLFSARDFNIESLNVAETQEPGTSRITLVTTGDEAIIQQIIKRFNNMVNVIKVVDMTELDRVEREMILIKVDAKVDSKPEILRIADIFRAKVVDVSPRSYTFEVTGDEQKIQAFVELQRPFGIKEIARTGTVAMSRANKKNK, from the coding sequence ATGAAATCGAGACACACGATATCAATAACGGTAGATAATGAAGCCGGAGTACTCTCAAGAATCGCGGGGCTTTTCAGCGCCAGGGATTTTAACATAGAGAGTCTTAATGTCGCGGAAACTCAGGAACCGGGGACGTCCAGAATAACTCTGGTCACAACCGGCGACGAAGCCATAATTCAGCAGATAATAAAAAGGTTCAACAACATGGTCAATGTGATCAAGGTTGTTGACATGACCGAACTTGACCGCGTGGAAAGAGAGATGATTCTCATCAAGGTCGATGCGAAGGTCGATTCCAAGCCGGAAATTCTGCGGATTGCCGACATATTCCGGGCCAAGGTCGTCGATGTGTCTCCAAGATCCTACACGTTCGAGGTTACCGGGGATGAACAGAAGATTCAGGCGTTTGTTGAACTTCAACGACCCTTCGGGATAAAGGAAATCGCGAGAACGGGAACCGTCGCCATGTCCCGGGCGAATAAGAAGAACAAGTAA
- the pssA gene encoding CDP-diacylglycerol--serine O-phosphatidyltransferase: MANLRKKRRRRHPRPRRVIPLLPSMLTTVGLAFGLASIVTSISIHGDRASAVVSEEWLFNRFWWAAGFIGMAVLVDMLDGRIARALNSESRFGASYDSLCDLVSFGVAPAVLLYVWGLSEYGNPGLMAMLFYVVCAALRLARFNVQFTTKEKRMFTGLPSPMAAGLILSPILLLSEFQIVATPLMKSFYLFFVPVVGLVMVSEVPYRKFPRIARFGPFSTLVAGSIIIAALITNPGVIAVVITYCYFILELGRCAWKLAAKATSRDKESEALASDES, translated from the coding sequence GTGGCTAACTTGAGAAAAAAAAGAAGGAGAAGACATCCCCGTCCGAGGAGGGTTATCCCCCTGCTACCGAGCATGCTCACGACCGTAGGCCTTGCGTTCGGGCTTGCGTCCATAGTGACTTCGATTTCCATCCACGGGGACCGTGCCTCAGCCGTAGTTTCTGAGGAATGGCTTTTTAATCGCTTCTGGTGGGCAGCGGGATTTATCGGCATGGCGGTACTTGTCGACATGCTTGACGGCAGAATAGCAAGAGCTCTTAACTCGGAGAGCCGCTTTGGCGCGTCCTATGATTCGCTCTGCGATCTTGTATCGTTCGGGGTCGCCCCGGCAGTGCTTCTTTACGTTTGGGGGCTTTCGGAATATGGAAATCCGGGACTGATGGCGATGCTTTTCTACGTGGTCTGCGCAGCACTTAGGCTTGCGCGTTTTAACGTGCAGTTTACAACCAAGGAAAAGCGCATGTTCACGGGTCTTCCGAGTCCTATGGCTGCGGGACTTATTCTCTCTCCGATACTCCTTCTCTCTGAGTTTCAGATCGTTGCTACCCCACTTATGAAATCTTTTTATCTTTTCTTCGTTCCTGTTGTGGGACTTGTTATGGTTAGCGAGGTTCCATACAGAAAGTTCCCGCGAATTGCCAGATTTGGACCTTTCAGCACTCTTGTTGCGGGCTCCATAATAATTGCGGCGCTTATTACCAATCCCGGAGTGATCGCGGTCGTTATAACTTACTGCTATTTTATCCTCGAGCTCGGACGTTGTGCCTGGAAGCTGGCCGCGAAGGCTACATCGCGGGACAAAGAGTCAGAAGCCTTGGCCA